In the Larus michahellis chromosome 6, bLarMic1.1, whole genome shotgun sequence genome, one interval contains:
- the LOC141745291 gene encoding microsomal triglyceride transfer protein-like, with product MNPQAVWGCVCLLCFSFLSTAEGNLQLLSFQPGTLYRYHYSLDVQLDHTSMPSPRGAWLRAEALVQLQRLWKDPGGEELLQVQIRDLKAQHEPEDRRQQDGTGGPSVEIALSQEAWAELQQPLFISWSSGKVKAFYGDEAESILISNLKRGVVSLLQLQPHAGAAVEEDVSGSCQVTYAVSNHSITKTKDLLSCVKPNSGFTSVNKIFGVQWQPTSRSQYVVKDNLLQLVLAEESHVVSPALRSATGIKISSRQQLQLVSPPMPGPAEVAGRSLEDVLAGIEGRHQPLGMASLPFRRVCTRCPSLRAYLKAFDKQKVKVDTSKVATTWRFQRFIQMLRSAKKRDVLELLRRAPEEMLPFVVEAAVATQSVASLAALSDFLNFGKEHKSLLEKFLYAAAFSPRPSGELLRLVLDKLDGKQLAPEVWETGIVAVGSLVGKLCQQKLCGLQEVERGVETILGGLRGAEEEPEVVVYLLALGNAGLPETIPTLLDYAEEGPTAVTTAAISALRRFPTWHISSKVKRAMRRIFHEKRKSYEKTCRLAAAEMLLDNEPSPMDVLNILLATNELEMETATFLLLKVQNSLRADHHPARQIMKDIMRDPRINNYNFFSKAGVSSSFSGPLTVTQDLLSTFGLDLLFLEGGLLRKSVSDFSLLSHGQWLRAAQVTIEAQGMESMLGENLLEGEEEPELTAGMSAIFFDVQLRPIVFFQGYTDLMAKVLLSSGEPTSVVKGNLLLMDHHQVIPLQSGLQVAMKLQGGLGLDISADMDVSIWEQELKTSINTRGSLAIDFQAELDAPFLQATLRSQTEVETSIHFDTMLRFSGSPVLMCLQLREEQVPYREIFTVSKSSGSQSSTARKGRQGTVPGREFALHRANSKVCNLLLTAEEE from the exons ATGAATCCACAGGCGGTTTGGGGATGCGTTtgcctgctctgcttttccttcctgagCACAGCAGAAG GGAATTTGCAGCTGCTTTCTTTCCAGCCCGGCACCCTGTATCGATACCACTATTCCCTGGATGTCCAGCTGGACCATACGTCCATGCCGTCCCCACGGGGAGCCTGGCTGCGGGCTGAGGCATTAGTCCAGCTGCAACGGCTCTGGAAGGACCCAGGTGGGGAAGAGCTTCTCCAGGTGCAG ATCCGTGACCTGAAAGCCCAACACGAGCCAGAagacaggaggcagcaggacGGCACCGGAGGTCCCTCTGTGGAGATTGCACTGAGCCAGGAGGCATGGGCAGAGCTCCAGCAGCCGCTGTTCATCTCCTGGAGCAGCGGGAAG GTCAAAGCCTTCTACGGGGACGAAGCAGAAAGCATCCTGATCTCCAACCTGAAGCGGGGCGTCGTcagcctgctccagctccagccccacgccGGCGCCGCAGTGGAG GAGGACGTCTCCGGGAGCTGCCAAGTCACGTATGCTGTGTCCAACCATTCCATCACCAAGACGAAAGATCTCCTCAGCTGCGTGAAGCCCAACTCCGGATTCACCTCCGTAAACAAA atttttggaGTCCAGTGGCAGCCCACCAGCAGAAGCCAGTACGTGGTGAAAGACAACCTCCTCCAGTTGGTGCTGGCGGAGGAAAGCCACGTGGTGTCTCCAGCCCTGAGGTCCGCCACCGGCATCAAAATCAGCTCAAG gcagcagctccagctggtgTCTCCTCCAATGCCCGGCCCAGCAGAGGTGGCCGGACGAAGCCTTGAGGACGTGCTGGCAGGCATAGAGGGACGGCACCAGCCCCTGGGCATGGCCAGCTTGCCCTTCAGGAGGGTCTGCACCCGCTGCCCATCG CTGAGAGCCTACCTGAAGGCTTTTGACAAACAGAAGGTCAAAGTGGACACCTCGAAGGTGGCAACCACGTGGCGGTTCCAGAGGTTCATCCAGATGCTGCGCAGCGCCAAGAAGAGAGATGTTCTGGAGCTGCTGAGGAGGGCTCCCGAGGAGATGCT CCCCTTCGTAGTGGAGGCAGCGGTGGCCACGCAGTCGGTGGCATCCTTGGCGGCTCTCTCAGACTTTCTGAATTTCGGCAAGGAACACAAGTCCCTGCTGGAGAAGTTCCTCTACGCAGCAGCCTTCTCTCCCCGGCCTTCAGGAGAGCTTCTCCGCCTGGTGTTA GACAAGCTGGATGGGAAGCAGCTGGCCCCCGAGGTCTGGGAGACGGGCATAGTTGCCGTGGGCTCTCTGGTCGGCAAGCTGTGCCAGCAGAAGCTGtgtgggctgcag GAGGTGGAGCGTGGGGTGGAGACCATCCTTGGGGGGCTCCGAGGTGCCGAGGAGGAGCCTGAGGTGGTGGTTTACCTGCTGGCCCTGGGGAACGCGGGGCTCCCCGAAACCATCCCCACCCTCCTGGACTACGCCGAGGAGGGTCCCACCGCCGTCACCACTGCAGCCATTTCTGCCCTGCGGCGATTCCCCACTTGGCACATCTCCAGCAAG GTGAAACGAGCCATGAGGAGGATTTTCCATGAGAAGAGGAAGAGCTACGAAAAAACATGTCGCCTGGCCGCTGCGGAAATGCTCCTAGATAATGAACCCTCGCCCATGGATGTCCTCAACATCCTGCTGGCCACCAACGAGCTGGAGATGGAGACGGCAacatttctgctgctgaaggTCCAGAACAGCCTGCGTGCTGACCACCACCCGGCAAG GCAGATAATGAAAGACATCATGAGAGACCCACGGATTAATAACTATAACTTCTTCTCGAAAGCCGGCGTCTCCTCTTCTTTCTCAGGACCTCTGACAG TCACCCAGGACCTGCTTTCCACCTTCGGGCTTGACCTGCTGTTTTTGGAGGGTGGACTCCTGAGGAAGAGCGTCTCTGACTTCTCGCTGCTCAGCCACGGCCAGTGGCTTCGCGCAGCTCAG GTCACTATCGAAGCACAAGGGATGGAGTCGATGctgggagaaaacctcctggaaggggaagaggagccAGAGCTCACAGCCGGGATGTCTGCCATCTTCTTCGATGTTCAGTTGCGGCCGATCGTCTTCTTCCAGGGATACACAGACTTAATGGCCAAGGTCCTGTTAAGCAGCGGAGAACCCACAAGCGTGGTCAAAGGGAACCTTCTACTGATGGACCATCACCAG GTCATTCCTCTGCAGTCTGGCCTCCAAGTGGCCATGAAACTCCAGGGTGGGCTGGGGCTTGACATTTCAGCTGACATGGACGTGAGCATTTGGGAGCAGGAACTGAAGACCAGCATCAACACAAG GGGAAGCCTCGCCATTGATTTCCAGGCAGAACTAGATGCCCCTTTCCTCCAAGCCACCCTGAGAAGCCAGACAGAGGTGGAGACCTCAATCCACTTTGACACCATGCTGAGGTTCTCTGGCAGCCCGGTGCTCATGTGCCTGCAGCTGAGAGAGGAGCAGGTCCCATACAG AGAAATCTTCACAGTTTCCAAGTCCTCCGGGAGCCAGAGCAGCACCGCTCGAAAAGGCAGGCAGGGCACCGTGCCCGGGCGGGAGTTTGCCTTACACCGTGCCAACTCCAAGGTCTGCAACCTCCTGCTGACGGCAGAAGAAGAATAA
- the LOC141745365 gene encoding LOW QUALITY PROTEIN: steroidogenic acute regulatory protein, mitochondrial-like (The sequence of the model RefSeq protein was modified relative to this genomic sequence to represent the inferred CDS: inserted 1 base in 1 codon), giving the protein MLLATLKLCCGIAHDHLHHPPGLKLAALAAIQKEVRGLVVRGSRLLPSKIPHYIQRLTGNERAGCPEPDGDNIPSRLSIMDLSYITQGEMALQQALGILQKHTGWQAETMLDTGATVSSAAFPGLGKVFRAEVVLAVPVARLHRKLFKRIEQMPQWNPTLSRVQVLQRVGTDTLVTHEVTAPSPGNLVGQRDFVSVRXLREEGDCCLPGGHSHSLKPLPSQEGCIRAESRLSCIVLQPLAGDPGRTHFTWLLSMDLKGWIPTSVLRRLLPRSQADFIKHLRRHLSAPPRAPEPRQEEDPWEIPSHPSSSRDGRSRDPDIVLHPWEQRFVGVLPSIRSQVLVAGIRQTHGFCSIFREAHFTPQARDLQPQVFLRGVRKTLIQP; this is encoded by the exons ATGTTGCTGGCCACCCTCAAGCTGTGCTGCGGCATCGCCCACGACCACCTCCACCACCCACCTG GCTTGAAGCTAGCAGCCCTTGCAGCAATACAGAAGGAGGTGAGAGGGCTGGTGGTGAGAGGATCCCGTCTCCTGCCTTCCAAAATTCCTCATTACATTCAGAGGCTGACGGGGAATGAGAGAG CCGGGTGCCCAGAACCTGATGGAGACAACATCCCCAGCCGGCTCTCCATCATGGACCTCTCCTACATCACCCAAGGAGAGATGGCCCTGCAGCAAGCCCTGGGCATCCTGCAGAAGCACACGGGCTGGCAGGCAGAAACCATGCTG gaCACCGGGGCCACCGTGTCCAGCGCCGCCTTCCCTGGGCTGGGCAAGGTGTTTCGGGCAGAGGTGGTCCTGGCCGTGCCGGTGGCCCGGCTGCACCGCAAGCTGTTCAAGAGGATCGAGCAAATGCCCCAGTGGAACCCGACCCTCAGCCGGGTGCAG GTGCTGCAGCGTGTCGGGACGGACACGCTGGTGACGCACGAGGTCACCGCTCCCAGCCCAGGCAACCTGGTGGGCCAGCGGGACTTTGTCAGCGTGC CACTGCGGGAGGAGGGAGACTGCTGTCTACCTGGTGGGCACAGCCACTCACTCAAGCCCCTGCCCTCGCAGGAAGGGTGCATCAG GGCCGAGTCCCGGCTGAGCTGCATCGTCCTGCAGCCGCTGGCAGGGGACCCCGGCCGTACCCACTTCACCTGGCTCCTCAGCATGGACCTGAAG GGCTGGATCCCCACCTCTGTCCTTCGCCGCCTCCTGCCGCGGTCCCAAGCGGACTTCATCAAGCACCTCCGCCGGCACCTCTCTGCGCCCCCCCGGGCCCCTGAGCCGCGGCAGGAG GAGGATCCCTGGGAGATCCCCAgccatcccagcagcagcagggatggccGGTCCAGGGATCCCGACATTGTCCTGCACCCTTGGGAACAG CGTTTCGTGGGCGTCCTTCCATCCATCCGCTCCCAGGTGCTGGTCGCTGGGATCAGGCAGACGCATGGCTTTTGTTCCATCTTCCGTGAAGCCCACTTCACGCCGCAGGCAAGGGACCTCCAGCCTCAAGTGTTTTTAAGAGGAGTCAGAAAAACGCTCATCCAGCCTTGA